One window from the genome of Aeromonas sp. FDAARGOS 1405 encodes:
- a CDS encoding glycine zipper 2TM domain-containing protein: MNRSMMAGIGIGIASALALSAAASGSLFTPQPTFAEVIASKPITESIKTPRQECRNVTVTHRKPVQDEHKILGTVVGAALGGVVGHQFGGGSGKKVATAAGAVAGGYAGNQVQGNMQAGDTYTTTEQRCKTVQDTSVNTIGYDVTYRLAGQEGVIRMKQAPGATIPVKDGKLVIDQPKV; encoded by the coding sequence ATGAACAGATCCATGATGGCAGGTATCGGTATTGGCATCGCCTCGGCCCTGGCGCTCTCGGCCGCGGCCAGCGGCTCCCTCTTTACACCCCAGCCCACCTTTGCCGAGGTGATCGCCAGCAAGCCGATCACCGAGAGCATCAAGACCCCGCGTCAGGAGTGTCGCAACGTCACCGTGACTCACCGCAAGCCGGTACAGGATGAGCACAAGATCCTCGGCACCGTGGTGGGCGCGGCGCTGGGGGGCGTGGTCGGCCACCAGTTTGGCGGCGGCAGCGGCAAGAAGGTGGCCACCGCTGCCGGAGCGGTCGCGGGGGGTTATGCCGGTAATCAGGTACAGGGCAATATGCAGGCGGGGGATACCTACACCACCACCGAGCAGCGCTGCAAAACCGTGCAGGATACGAGCGTCAACACCATTGGTTATGACGTGACCTATCGCCTCGCAGGTCAGGAGGGGGTGATCCGCATGAAGCAAGCCCCCGGCGCCACCATTCCGGTCAAGGATGGCAAATTGGTGATCGATCAGCCAAAAGTGTGA
- the xdhC gene encoding xanthine dehydrogenase iron sulfur-binding subunit XdhC codes for MMQPQSCPAVEIQCEINGKPYSYAVPPTMSLLHFLRGQGLISVKEGCCVGECGACTVRVNGTAIDSCLYLAVWADGKSIRTVEGERKGNELSDVQQAFIDEGAVQCGFCTPGLVMASAALLDKTERRPLTDAEIRRGLSGNLCRCTGYQNVVRAVKKCCKG; via the coding sequence ATGATGCAACCGCAAAGCTGTCCCGCCGTGGAGATCCAGTGCGAGATCAACGGCAAGCCTTACTCCTATGCAGTGCCGCCCACCATGTCGCTGCTCCACTTCCTGCGCGGGCAGGGGCTGATCAGTGTGAAAGAGGGGTGCTGTGTCGGTGAGTGCGGCGCCTGTACCGTGCGGGTGAATGGCACCGCTATCGACAGTTGCCTCTATCTGGCGGTGTGGGCCGATGGCAAATCCATTCGTACCGTGGAGGGGGAACGCAAAGGTAACGAGCTCTCCGACGTGCAGCAGGCCTTTATCGACGAGGGGGCGGTGCAGTGCGGTTTTTGTACCCCGGGCCTCGTGATGGCGAGCGCGGCATTGCTCGACAAGACCGAACGCCGTCCGCTGACCGATGCGGAGATCCGCCGCGGGCTGTCGGGCAACCTCTGCCGCTGCACCGGCTATCAGAACGTGGTGCGGGCGGTGAAAAAGTGCTGCAAGGGGTAA
- the xdhB gene encoding xanthine dehydrogenase FAD-binding subunit XdhB — translation MFDIARYYKAHSVAEAVALRQADPEARLLAGGTDVMIQLHHLNAVYRHIVDIHDLPELKGVSELPDGSIRIGSGTTFTELIENELVQRRLPMLAEAAATIAGPQIRNVATYGGNICNGATSADSAAPTVALEAELEIAGPNGTRRIPIAGFHTGPGKVALQPAEILVAFHFAPDSHPQVGSHYFKYAMRDAMDIATIGCAAYCQIEDGHFKRLRLAYGVAAPTPVRTPHAEAAAEGQPLTRATLAAIAEAVVADVAPRSSWRAEKEFRLHLIKTLAQRVVACAVERAGGKIL, via the coding sequence ATGTTTGATATTGCCCGTTACTACAAGGCGCACAGCGTGGCCGAGGCGGTCGCCCTGCGCCAGGCCGACCCCGAGGCGCGCCTCTTGGCCGGTGGCACCGATGTGATGATCCAGCTTCATCACCTCAACGCCGTCTATCGCCATATCGTCGATATTCACGACTTGCCCGAACTCAAAGGGGTGAGCGAGTTGCCGGACGGATCGATCCGTATCGGCTCCGGCACCACCTTTACCGAGCTGATTGAAAACGAACTGGTGCAGCGCCGCCTGCCAATGTTGGCCGAGGCGGCCGCTACCATCGCCGGCCCGCAGATCCGCAACGTCGCCACCTATGGCGGCAATATTTGCAACGGCGCCACCAGTGCTGACTCGGCGGCGCCTACCGTCGCGCTGGAGGCCGAGCTTGAGATTGCTGGTCCTAACGGCACACGCCGCATCCCCATCGCCGGTTTTCATACCGGCCCAGGCAAGGTTGCGCTGCAACCGGCGGAAATTCTGGTGGCATTCCACTTTGCCCCGGACTCGCACCCCCAGGTGGGCTCCCACTACTTCAAATACGCCATGCGCGATGCCATGGATATCGCCACCATCGGCTGCGCCGCCTACTGCCAGATTGAGGATGGCCACTTCAAGCGCCTGCGGCTGGCCTATGGGGTGGCGGCCCCGACCCCGGTGCGCACGCCTCACGCGGAAGCGGCAGCCGAAGGGCAACCGCTGACTCGCGCCACACTGGCCGCGATTGCCGAGGCGGTGGTGGCCGATGTGGCGCCACGATCCTCCTGGCGGGCAGAGAAGGAGTTTCGCCTGCACCTTATCAAAACCCTGGCGCAGCGGGTGGTCGCCTGCGCAGTCGAACGTGCCGGAGGGAAGATCCTATGA
- the xdhA gene encoding xanthine dehydrogenase molybdenum-binding subunit XdhA, translated as MSIGLPLKRVDAEAKVTGSARYTDDNIMLGMRHAKYVRSNIAHGKVLAIDATEALALHGVEAVFTHEDVPTTCFRTAGHAWSLDEAKRDVKDRRLLTDHVRHFGDGVAIVVARDPLVAEKAAALVKVTYEPLPVMTDAQSALADDAYPIHPSGNLLRQSQLRANDPEQAIAAADLQFQAHYQTPVVQHCHLETVTCYAYMDQPDHIIVVSSTQIPQIVRSRVAKSLGLPWSSVRVIKPYMGGGFGNKQDVLEEPMAAFLSYKLGGVPVKVTLSREECFFASRTRHGFAIDGKIGLNRDGTLKGYQLDVLSNTGGYASHGHSIASAGGNKISYLYPRSAFGYDAKTFYSNLPTAGAMRGYGAPQVIFALECMLDDACAELGLDPLDVRIANVAREGDVNQVNQKTIYSAGLPECLRRGGEQFQWDRLKAECLGQDPHLRVRRGIGVACFSYGSNTYPVGVEIAGARMLLNQDGTVNLQIGATEIGQGSDTVFAQMAAQTLGIPFEQIRVISTQDTDITAYDPGSFASRQSYVAAPAIHQAALQLRARILSLAAQLCHQDVGSLTLIDGYVVLAGAPDKVLISVAEVSVNAYYHLTIGGQITSEVSHKTTTNPPSFGCTFVDLSVDIDLCKVTINRIINLHDAGKILNPQLAEGQVHGGMGMGIGWSLFEEMIIDAKTGVVRNPNLLDYKFPTMLDLPELECDFVQTYEPQSVYGHKSLGEPPIISPGPAIRNAIRMATGVAINELPITPKTLFREFVAAGLIGEGSGEKQHHV; from the coding sequence ATGTCCATAGGATTACCGCTCAAGCGGGTGGATGCCGAGGCCAAGGTGACCGGCAGCGCTCGCTATACCGATGACAACATCATGCTCGGGATGCGCCACGCCAAGTACGTGCGCAGCAATATTGCCCACGGCAAGGTGCTTGCCATCGACGCGACCGAGGCGCTGGCCCTGCACGGGGTCGAAGCCGTGTTTACCCATGAAGATGTGCCCACCACCTGTTTTCGCACCGCCGGTCACGCCTGGTCTCTCGATGAGGCGAAACGGGACGTGAAAGACCGCCGTCTGCTCACCGACCATGTACGCCACTTCGGCGATGGCGTCGCCATCGTGGTGGCCCGGGATCCGCTGGTGGCCGAGAAGGCTGCCGCCCTGGTCAAGGTGACTTACGAGCCGCTGCCGGTGATGACGGATGCCCAAAGCGCGCTGGCCGACGATGCCTATCCCATTCACCCGAGTGGCAACCTGCTGCGCCAAAGCCAGCTTCGCGCCAATGATCCGGAACAGGCAATCGCAGCAGCGGATCTGCAGTTCCAGGCGCACTATCAGACGCCGGTGGTACAGCATTGCCATCTGGAGACGGTGACCTGCTACGCCTATATGGATCAGCCGGACCACATCATCGTGGTCAGCAGTACCCAGATCCCCCAGATAGTGCGCAGCCGGGTGGCCAAATCTCTCGGCCTGCCCTGGTCGAGCGTGCGGGTGATCAAACCCTATATGGGCGGCGGCTTTGGCAACAAGCAGGATGTGCTGGAAGAGCCGATGGCGGCGTTTCTGAGCTACAAACTCGGCGGCGTGCCGGTCAAGGTGACCTTGAGCCGGGAGGAGTGTTTTTTTGCCTCCCGCACCCGCCACGGCTTTGCCATCGATGGCAAGATTGGCCTCAACCGCGACGGCACCCTCAAGGGCTATCAGCTCGACGTGCTCTCCAACACCGGCGGCTATGCCTCTCACGGCCACTCCATCGCCAGCGCCGGTGGCAACAAGATCAGCTACCTCTATCCGCGCAGCGCCTTTGGCTATGACGCCAAAACCTTCTACAGCAACCTGCCCACCGCCGGTGCCATGCGCGGTTACGGCGCGCCGCAGGTGATCTTTGCCCTCGAGTGCATGCTGGACGATGCCTGCGCTGAACTCGGGTTAGACCCGCTCGATGTGCGGATCGCCAACGTGGCGCGGGAAGGGGACGTCAATCAGGTCAACCAGAAGACCATCTACAGCGCCGGGTTGCCTGAGTGTCTGCGCCGGGGGGGCGAGCAGTTCCAGTGGGATCGACTCAAGGCCGAGTGTCTGGGGCAGGATCCTCACCTTAGGGTGCGGCGCGGCATCGGGGTTGCGTGCTTTAGCTACGGCTCCAACACCTATCCGGTGGGGGTGGAGATCGCCGGTGCCCGCATGCTGCTCAATCAGGATGGCACCGTCAATCTGCAGATCGGCGCCACCGAGATAGGGCAGGGGTCGGACACTGTCTTTGCCCAGATGGCGGCCCAGACATTGGGCATTCCGTTTGAGCAGATCCGGGTTATCTCGACTCAGGATACCGACATCACCGCCTATGATCCTGGCTCGTTCGCCTCGCGTCAGAGCTATGTGGCGGCCCCCGCCATCCATCAGGCGGCGCTGCAGTTGCGGGCCCGCATTTTGTCGCTGGCGGCCCAACTCTGCCATCAGGATGTGGGGTCATTGACTCTGATCGACGGTTACGTGGTGCTGGCCGGTGCGCCGGACAAGGTGCTGATCAGCGTCGCCGAGGTGTCGGTCAACGCCTACTACCACCTCACCATCGGCGGCCAGATCACCTCCGAGGTCTCCCACAAGACCACCACCAACCCGCCCAGTTTCGGCTGTACCTTTGTCGATCTCAGCGTCGATATCGATCTCTGCAAGGTGACCATCAATCGCATCATTAACCTGCACGATGCGGGCAAGATCCTCAATCCGCAGCTGGCGGAGGGGCAGGTACACGGCGGCATGGGGATGGGGATTGGCTGGTCCCTGTTCGAGGAGATGATCATCGACGCCAAGACAGGTGTGGTGCGCAACCCCAACCTGCTCGACTACAAGTTCCCCACCATGCTGGATTTGCCGGAGCTGGAATGTGACTTCGTGCAGACCTACGAGCCCCAGTCGGTCTATGGCCACAAATCACTGGGGGAACCGCCCATCATCTCGCCGGGCCCCGCAATCCGTAACGCCATTCGAATGGCGACCGGGGTCGCCATCAACGAGTTGCCCATCACCCCCAAAACCCTGTTCCGGGAGTTTGTCGCGGCGGGTTTGATTGGCGAGGGATCAGGGGAGAAGCAACACCATGTTTGA
- a CDS encoding NCS2 family permease, protein MISERGSNVRQEVLAGLTTFLAMVYSVIVVPSMLGKAGFPPGAVFVATCLVAGFGSLLMGLWAKLPMAIGCAISLTAFTAFSLVLGQQIPIPVALGAVFLMGVLFTAISVTGVRSWILDNLPMGIAHGTGIGIGLFLLLIAANGVGLVIKNPLEGLPVALGAFTSMPVIMSLIGLAVIFGLEKLRVPGGILLVIIAISIFGLIFDPAVKYQGLFALPSLSDDQGKSLIFSLDIMGALSPLVLPSVLALVMTAVFDATGTIRAVAGQANLLDKEGHIINSGKALSADSVSSIFSGLVGAAPAAVYIESAAGTAAGGKTGLTATVVGGLFLLMLFLSPLSYLVPAYATAPALMYVGLLMLSNVTKLDFNDSVGAMSGLVCAVFIVLTCNIVTGIMLGFSSLVIGRICSKEWHKLNVGTVIIALALVLFYAGGWAI, encoded by the coding sequence ATGATCAGCGAGCGGGGCAGCAATGTCAGACAGGAGGTTCTGGCGGGCCTCACCACCTTCCTTGCCATGGTCTACTCGGTGATCGTGGTGCCGAGCATGCTCGGCAAGGCGGGCTTTCCTCCCGGCGCCGTGTTTGTCGCCACCTGTCTGGTGGCGGGGTTCGGTTCGCTCTTGATGGGGCTCTGGGCCAAGCTGCCGATGGCCATCGGTTGCGCTATTTCCCTCACGGCGTTTACTGCATTCAGTCTGGTGCTGGGGCAGCAGATCCCCATTCCGGTGGCGCTGGGCGCCGTCTTCCTGATGGGGGTACTCTTTACCGCCATCTCGGTGACCGGAGTGCGTAGCTGGATCCTCGACAACCTGCCGATGGGAATTGCCCACGGCACCGGCATCGGGATCGGTCTCTTCCTGCTGCTTATCGCCGCCAACGGGGTGGGGCTGGTGATCAAGAACCCGCTTGAGGGGCTGCCGGTGGCGCTGGGGGCCTTCACCTCGATGCCGGTCATCATGTCCCTGATCGGCCTTGCGGTGATCTTCGGGCTGGAGAAGCTGCGAGTACCGGGGGGGATCCTGCTGGTGATTATCGCCATCTCCATCTTCGGCCTGATTTTCGATCCGGCGGTGAAGTATCAGGGCTTGTTCGCTCTGCCGAGCCTCTCCGACGATCAGGGCAAGTCCCTCATCTTCAGTCTGGATATCATGGGGGCCCTCTCGCCGCTGGTGTTGCCCAGCGTGCTGGCGCTGGTGATGACCGCGGTATTTGATGCCACCGGCACCATTCGCGCCGTGGCGGGGCAGGCCAACCTGCTCGATAAGGAGGGTCACATTATCAACAGCGGCAAGGCGCTCAGTGCCGACTCGGTCAGCAGCATCTTCTCCGGCCTTGTGGGGGCGGCACCGGCTGCCGTCTATATCGAATCGGCAGCGGGCACGGCGGCGGGGGGAAAAACCGGTCTCACCGCGACTGTGGTCGGTGGTCTTTTCCTTCTGATGCTGTTCCTCTCGCCGCTCTCCTATCTGGTGCCCGCCTATGCCACCGCACCAGCCCTGATGTATGTAGGGCTCTTGATGCTGAGCAATGTCACCAAGCTCGATTTCAACGATTCGGTCGGTGCCATGTCCGGGTTGGTGTGCGCCGTCTTTATCGTGCTCACCTGCAATATCGTGACCGGCATCATGCTTGGCTTCAGCTCGCTGGTGATCGGCCGCATCTGTTCGAAGGAGTGGCACAAGCTCAACGTCGGCACCGTGATCATCGCCCTGGCACTGGTACTCTTTTATGCTGGGGGGTGGGCTATTTAG
- the guaD gene encoding guanine deaminase, which translates to MKNDNSVKAVRGSFFDITRVVDQPEEIESNARLIEDGLLIIRNGCIDWFGEWEEGKDRIPTEVRVRDYRGKMIVPGFVDTHIHYPQSEMVGAYGEQLLEWLNRHTFPAERRYNDLEYAREMSTFFIKQLLRNGTTTALVFGTVHPESVDALFEAASRINMRMIAGKVMMDRNAPDYLLDTAESSYVQSKQLIERWHGNGRLLYAITPRFAPTSTPEQLAMARRLREEFPTTYLHTHLCENKDEIAWVKSLFPAHKGYLDVYHQHGLTGHNCVFAHCVHLEEQEWDCLNETGSTIAFCPTSNLYLGSGLFKLHKAWRKQVKVGMGTDIGAGTTFNMLQTLNEAYKVMQLQGERLSAYQAFYLATLGGAHSLGLDEKIGSFAVGKEADFVVLDPVATPLQQLRYDNSTTLRDKLFVLLTLGDDRSIYRTYVDGQLVHERG; encoded by the coding sequence ATGAAAAACGACAACTCTGTCAAAGCGGTACGCGGCAGCTTCTTCGATATCACCCGGGTGGTGGATCAGCCCGAGGAGATTGAGTCCAACGCGCGCCTTATCGAGGATGGCCTGCTGATCATTCGCAACGGTTGCATCGACTGGTTTGGTGAGTGGGAGGAGGGCAAGGATCGCATTCCGACCGAGGTGCGGGTGCGCGATTATCGCGGCAAGATGATAGTGCCGGGCTTTGTCGATACCCACATTCACTATCCCCAGAGCGAGATGGTGGGGGCCTATGGCGAGCAGCTGCTGGAGTGGCTCAACCGCCACACCTTCCCGGCCGAGCGGCGCTACAACGATCTCGAGTATGCCCGCGAGATGTCCACCTTCTTTATCAAGCAGTTGCTGCGCAACGGCACCACCACGGCGCTGGTGTTCGGCACAGTGCACCCCGAGTCGGTAGACGCCCTGTTCGAGGCGGCGAGCCGCATCAATATGCGGATGATCGCGGGCAAAGTGATGATGGATCGCAATGCGCCCGATTATCTGCTCGATACCGCCGAGAGCAGCTATGTGCAGAGCAAGCAGCTTATCGAGCGCTGGCACGGCAATGGTCGACTGCTCTATGCCATCACACCACGATTTGCACCCACCTCGACACCCGAGCAGCTGGCGATGGCGCGGCGACTGCGCGAAGAGTTTCCCACCACCTATCTGCACACCCATCTGTGCGAGAACAAGGATGAGATCGCCTGGGTCAAATCCCTCTTCCCGGCGCACAAGGGCTATCTCGATGTCTATCACCAGCATGGCCTGACCGGCCACAACTGCGTCTTTGCCCACTGCGTCCATCTGGAAGAGCAGGAGTGGGATTGCCTGAATGAGACCGGCTCCACCATCGCGTTTTGCCCCACCTCGAATCTTTATCTCGGCAGTGGTCTTTTCAAGCTGCACAAGGCGTGGCGCAAGCAGGTGAAGGTGGGGATGGGCACCGACATCGGCGCGGGCACCACCTTCAACATGCTGCAGACCCTCAACGAGGCCTACAAGGTGATGCAGTTGCAGGGCGAGCGGCTCTCGGCCTATCAGGCCTTCTATCTGGCGACCTTGGGCGGCGCCCATTCGCTGGGGCTGGACGAGAAGATCGGCAGCTTTGCGGTGGGCAAGGAGGCGGATTTCGTGGTGCTCGACCCGGTCGCCACCCCGCTGCAGCAGCTGCGTTATGACAACTCCACCACCTTGCGCGACAAGCTCTTTGTGCTGCTGACCCTGGGGGATGACAGATCCATCTACCGCACCTATGTGGATGGCCAGCTGGTGCATGAACGGGGGTAG
- a CDS encoding nucleobase:cation symporter-2 family protein: protein MSKTTRKHSDLIYELEDKPPFYQTLMGAVTHLLAIFVPMVTPALIVGGALGLSTEITAYLVSMAMIASGIGTWLQVNRYGPIGSGLLSIQSVNFSFVTVMIALGGAMKKDGIHEELIVSTLLGVSFVGAFLVMGSSFVLPYLKRVITPTVSGVVVLMIGLSLIKVGIIDFGGGFSAMSSGTFGKYEHIGLGLLVLCVIVAFNCSRSPLLRMSGIAIGLLVGYAVALMLGMVDFSALENLPLITVPIPFKYGFSFDFHAFMLAGTIYLLSVLEAVGDITATAMVSHRDIQGPEFQKRLSGGVLADGLVSVIASALGSLPLTTFAQNNGVIQMTGVASRHVGKFIAVILVLLGLFPVVGRFFTTIPSPVMGGAMVIMFSMIAIAGGRIIISHGFDRRETLIVATSLGLGLGVSYDPNVFKVLPAGIYMLVENPICAGGITAIIMNLVLPQSRKRKAAVRDAEAVEVIQLSDKPDVIFTARSAGLSSASKGEGSPEPVPGQAVAPQVERI from the coding sequence ATGTCTAAAACAACACGCAAGCACTCGGATCTCATTTACGAGCTGGAAGACAAACCCCCGTTTTATCAAACCCTGATGGGTGCAGTGACCCATCTGCTGGCGATTTTTGTTCCCATGGTGACCCCGGCGCTGATCGTCGGCGGTGCCCTGGGCCTATCCACCGAGATCACCGCCTATCTGGTCTCCATGGCGATGATCGCCTCCGGCATCGGCACCTGGTTGCAGGTGAACCGTTATGGCCCCATCGGTTCTGGGCTGCTCTCCATCCAGTCGGTCAACTTCTCCTTCGTCACCGTGATGATCGCGCTCGGCGGCGCCATGAAAAAAGATGGCATCCACGAGGAGCTGATCGTCTCGACTCTGCTCGGGGTCTCCTTCGTCGGTGCCTTTCTGGTGATGGGCTCCTCCTTTGTGCTGCCCTACCTCAAGCGGGTGATCACCCCGACCGTGAGCGGGGTAGTGGTGCTGATGATTGGTCTGAGCCTTATCAAGGTAGGGATCATCGACTTTGGCGGCGGCTTCTCCGCCATGAGCAGCGGCACTTTCGGCAAATACGAGCACATCGGGCTGGGGCTCTTGGTGCTCTGCGTCATCGTCGCCTTCAATTGCAGCCGAAGCCCGCTGCTGCGGATGAGCGGCATTGCCATCGGCCTGCTGGTGGGCTATGCGGTTGCCCTGATGCTTGGCATGGTGGATTTCTCCGCCCTTGAGAACCTGCCGCTTATTACGGTGCCGATCCCGTTCAAGTACGGCTTCTCCTTCGACTTTCATGCCTTTATGTTGGCGGGCACCATCTATCTGTTGAGCGTGCTGGAGGCGGTGGGGGACATCACCGCCACCGCCATGGTCTCCCACCGGGATATTCAGGGCCCCGAGTTTCAAAAACGGCTCTCCGGCGGCGTACTGGCGGACGGTCTGGTATCGGTGATCGCCTCGGCCCTCGGCTCTTTGCCACTCACCACCTTTGCCCAGAACAACGGCGTCATCCAGATGACCGGGGTGGCCTCACGCCATGTGGGCAAGTTTATCGCCGTCATCCTGGTGCTGCTGGGGCTCTTCCCGGTGGTGGGGCGCTTCTTTACCACCATACCGTCACCTGTGATGGGGGGCGCCATGGTCATCATGTTCTCGATGATCGCCATCGCCGGTGGTCGCATCATCATCAGCCACGGTTTCGATCGGCGGGAGACTCTGATTGTCGCCACCTCGCTGGGTCTTGGGCTCGGGGTTTCCTATGACCCGAACGTCTTCAAGGTGCTGCCGGCGGGTATCTACATGCTGGTGGAGAACCCCATCTGCGCCGGCGGCATCACCGCCATCATCATGAATCTGGTGTTGCCGCAAAGCCGCAAGCGCAAGGCGGCCGTCAGGGATGCCGAGGCGGTTGAAGTGATCCAGCTGAGCGACAAGCCGGATGTGATCTTTACCGCCCGCAGCGCGGGCCTGTCATCGGCCAGCAAGGGGGAGGGTTCACCAGAGCCAGTGCCCGGGCAGGCGGTGGCGCCACAAGTGGAACGGATCTGA